TCAGAAGAAGATGTCGCCAGATGGATTACCAGTACCCGTCGTGAGGAAAATGCCGACTGAAAATCATGCTCGACACAAACATCATTATTTCTGCGGCACTTTTCCCCAACGGGCGTACCGCACAAGCCTTCTTGAAAGCCCTGCAGCCACCCTGCCAGCCGATTGTCTGCGACTACGTCGTCGATGAACTTCATCGGAAATTCCGTGAAAAGTTCCCACACAGGCTCACAGAGTTAGAGGCTTTCCTCTTCAACGCACTATCTTTCATCCGGCTTGTGCCTACACCGGATGAAAGCGTTGACACGGAACGACTAATCCGTGACCCCAAAGACCGCCCCATCTTAAGGGCAGCACTAAACGCTCACGCTGATCTGTTCCTTACCGGAGATAAGGACTTTCTGGAGTCTTCCATCACAGACCCCCGGATTATTTCTGTCCCGGACTTTCTGGATATTTAACCAGTCCTGTCCCTGCGAAGCCTGCTGGTATCGAAGCCATATGTCTCCAAAACGCCAGCAGCCCGCTGTCCAGGGCATTGTATACGCTTTC
This is a stretch of genomic DNA from Marvinbryantia formatexigens DSM 14469. It encodes these proteins:
- a CDS encoding putative toxin-antitoxin system toxin component, PIN family, whose product is MLDTNIIISAALFPNGRTAQAFLKALQPPCQPIVCDYVVDELHRKFREKFPHRLTELEAFLFNALSFIRLVPTPDESVDTERLIRDPKDRPILRAALNAHADLFLTGDKDFLESSITDPRIISVPDFLDI